From Cricetulus griseus strain 17A/GY chromosome 1 unlocalized genomic scaffold, alternate assembly CriGri-PICRH-1.0 chr1_0, whole genome shotgun sequence, a single genomic window includes:
- the Smim7 gene encoding small integral membrane protein 7 isoform X1: MIGDILLFGTLLMNAGAVLNFKLRQHPGVPTEPEVLPDLHRPVECVHDAVHDCSVWLLRTQSSPAGCRGSVSVLMTSRMFHRKTRDFPRGLELIWMEIVHFPAT, from the exons ATGATCGGAGACATCCTGCTGTTTGG GACGCTGCTGATGAACGCCGGCGCCGTGCTCAACTTCAAACT GAGACAACATCCGGGAGTTCCTACTGAGCCTGAGGTACTTCCGGATCTTCATCGCCCTGTGGAATGTGTTCATGATGCTGTGCATGACTGT AGTGTTTGGCTCTTGAGAACCCAGAGCTCGCCTGCTGGATGTCGAGGCTCCGTTTCTGTTTTGATGACTTCAAGAATGTTTCACCGGAAAACCAGGGACTTTCCCAGGGGGCTTGAGCTCATCTGGATGGAGATTGTTCACTTCCCAGCCACCTGA
- the Smim7 gene encoding small integral membrane protein 7 isoform X2, protein MIGDILLFGTLLMNAGAVLNFKLKKKDTQGFGEESREPSTGDNIREFLLSLRYFRIFIALWNVFMMLCMTVVFGS, encoded by the exons ATGATCGGAGACATCCTGCTGTTTGG GACGCTGCTGATGAACGCCGGCGCCGTGCTCAACTTCAAACT gaaaaagaaagacacgCAAGGCTTCGGGGAGGAGTCGAGGGAGCCCAGTACAG GAGACAACATCCGGGAGTTCCTACTGAGCCTGAGGTACTTCCGGATCTTCATCGCCCTGTGGAATGTGTTCATGATGCTGTGCATGACTGT AGTGTTTGGCTCTTGA